Proteins from one Pagrus major chromosome 1, Pma_NU_1.0 genomic window:
- the LOC140994781 gene encoding oxysterol-binding protein 1-like isoform X1 produces the protein MSEPKSPTPTPGDTYKGWLFKWTNYIKGYQRRWFVLSNGLLSYYRTQAEMGHTCRGTINLATANITVEDSCNFVISNGGAQTYHLKANSEVERQRWITALELAKAKAVRMQAESGEREHRYVKECRRQNGLNGNTKLCFWSYCLSCSHSLSDDSGDDCPAVPPTSGQGGGCRNSEVQSTLRTLNSKVEDLTTCNDLIVKHGSALQRSLSELEGIRVGGDMGDKIRQVTERATLFRITSNAMINACRDFLSLAQNHSKRWQKALQGERDQRIRLEETLEQLAKQHNHLERAFRGATVLPSSFSNPALGNKGGVSGKGDASDEDDDNEFFDAMEDPAEFITVPADPKYHRRSGSNVSGFSSETGMDDQSVNFDELSLASNPESPQPLELEPVRQRRTRIPDKPNYYLNLWSIMKNCIGKELSKIPMPVNFNEPLSMLQRLSEDLEYYELLDKAAKCQSSLEQMCYVAAFTVSSYSTTVHRTGKPFNPLLGETFELDRLSECGYRSLCEQVSHHPPAAAHHAISEKGWTLRQEITLASKFRGKYLSIMPLGAIQCLFDKSNNHYSWKKVTTTVHNIIVGKLWIDQSGEIDVVNHKTGDRCHLKFAPYSYFSRDVPRKVTGVVTDKDGKAHYVLSGTWDEKMEFSRIMQSSKGENGTEGKQRTVYQTLKAKEIWTKNPLPEGAENMYFFSSLALTLNEPEEGVAPTDSRKRPDQRLMEDGRWDEANAEKQRLEEKQRITRREREREAVKAASSPEEGAHQDNYQAMWFEKLDDPVSGETLHVYKGGYWEAKEQGSWDLCPDIF, from the exons ATGTCGGAGCCTAAATCCCCCACTCCAACCCCTGGAGACACCTACAAGGGTTGGCTCTTCAAATGGACTAACTACATTAAAGGTTACCAGAGACGCTGGTTTGTTCTGAGCAATGGACTGCTGTCTTACTATAG GACCCAGGCAGAGATGGGTCACACATGCCGAGGCACCATCAACCTGGCCACAGCCAATATTACTGTGGAGGACTCGTGCAATTTTGTAATTTCCAATGGAGGGGCGCAGACCTACCACTTGAAGGCCAACTCAGAAGTAGAGCGCCAGCGATGGATCACAGCTCTGGAGCTCGCCAAGGCAAAGGCAGTCCGCATGCAGGCTGAATCTGGTGAGAGGGAACACAGATATGTTAAAGAATGCAGGAGACAAAATGGCTTAAACGGCAacacaaaactttgtttttggtcttaCTGTCTTTCctgctctcactctctctcagaTGACTCGGGTGATGATTGTCCTGCAGTTCCCCCCACCTCAGGACAGGGTGGAGGCTGCCGTAACTCAGAAGTCCAGTCCACACTGCGAACACTCAACAGCAAGGTGGAGGACCTCACCACCTGCAACGATCTCATTGTCAAGCATGGGTCTGCCCTCCAAAG GTCTTTGTCAGAACTGGAGGGGATTCGTGTCGGAGGGGACATGGGGGACAAGATCAGACAAGTCACAGAGAGGGCCACACTGTTCAGAATCACCTCGAATGCCATGATCAAT GCATGTAGAGACTTCCTCTCCCTGGCCCAGAACCATAGTAAGCGCTGGCAGAAGGCCTTACAGGGAGAAAGAGACCAGAGGATACGACTGGAAGAGACTCTGGAGCAGCTGGCCAAACAGCACAACCACTTGGAAAGAGCTTTCAGAGGAGCCACAGTCCTCCCCTCTTCATTCAGCAATCCAGCCTTAGGTAACAAAG GCGGTGTGTCGGGGAAAGGTGATGCcagtgatgaggatgatgacaATGAGTTCTTTGATGCTATGGAAGACCCAGCAGAGTTTATTACAGTCCCTGCTGACCCCAAGTATCACAG GAGATCTGGGAGCAACGTCAGCGGGTTCAGCAGTGAGACTGGAATGGATGATCAGTCGGTAAAT tTTGATGAACTGTCGTTGGCATCCAATCCAGAGTCTCCTCAGCCCCTTGAGCTAGAGCCAGTTAGACAAAGACGGACTCGTATTCCCGACAAGCCTAACTATTACCTCAATCTGTGGAGCATCATGAAGAACTGTATTGGAAAGGAGCTCTCAAAGATACCAATGCCT GTGAATTTCAACGAGCCCCTCTCAATGCTGCAGCGTCTTTCTGAAGACCTGGAGTACTACGAGCTTCTGGATAAGGCTGCCAAATGTCAGAGCTCTCTGGAGCAGATGTGTTATGTGGCTGCGTTCACAGTGTCTTCGTACTCCACCACTGTCCACCGCACAGGAAAACCCTTCAATCCTCTGCTGGGAGAAACCTTTGAGCTTGATCGGCTAAGCGAGTGTGGCTACCGCTCCCTCTGTGAACAG GTGAGCCACCATCCACCTGCTGCAGCCCACCATGCCATCTCTGAAAAGGGCTGGACTCTCAGACAAGAAATCACCCTGGCCAGCaagttcagaggaaaatatctCTCTATTATGCCTTTGG GTGCTATCCAGTGTTTATTTGACAAAAGCAACAATCACTACTCTTGGAAGAAAGTGACTACCACAGTACACAACATAATTGTTGGAAAACTATGGATTGACCAG TCAGGAGAGATAGATGTGGTAAACCACAAGACAGGAGATCGCTGCCACCTCAAGTTTGCTCCCTACAGTTACTTTTCCAGAGATGTACCAAGAAAG GTAACAGGAGTAGTTACAGATAAGGATGGGAAGGCTCATTACGTGCTATCAGGAACCTGGGATGAGAAGATGGAGTTCTCCAGGATCATGCAGAGCAGTAAAGGCGAGAACGGCACAGAAGGCAAACAGAGGACTGTCTATCAAACCCTCAAAGCCAAAGAAATCTGGACAAAGAACCCTCTACC agagggagcagagaaCATGTACTTCTTCTCCTCACTGGCCTTGACGCTCAATGAACCTGAAGAGGGAGTGGCGCCAACTGACAGTCGGAAGCGCCCTGATCAGCGGCTAATGGAGGACGGCCGCTGGGATGAGGCGAACGCAGAGAAACAGAGGCTAGAAGAGAAACAGCGCATCACCCgtcgagagagggagagggaggctgTTAAAGCAGCCAGCTCACCTGAGGAAG gCGCCCATCAAGACAACTACCAGGCGATGTGGTTCGAGAAGTTAGACGACCCCGTTTCTGGAGAGACCTTGCACGTCTACAAAGGCGGGTACTGGGAGGCGAAGGAGCAAGGCAGCTGGGACCTGTGCCCCGACATCTTCTGA
- the LOC140994781 gene encoding oxysterol-binding protein 1-like isoform X5: MSEPKSPTPTPGDTYKGWLFKWTNYIKGYQRRWFVLSNGLLSYYRTQAEMGHTCRGTINLATANITVEDSCNFVISNGGAQTYHLKANSEVERQRWITALELAKAKAVRMQAESDDSGDDCPAVPPTSGQGGGCRNSEVQSTLRTLNSKVEDLTTCNDLIVKHGSALQRSLSELEGIRVGGDMGDKIRQVTERATLFRITSNAMINACRDFLSLAQNHSKRWQKALQGERDQRIRLEETLEQLAKQHNHLERAFRGATVLPSSFSNPALGNKGGVSGKGDASDEDDDNEFFDAMEDPAEFITVPADPKYHRRSGSNVSGFSSETGMDDQSVNFDELSLASNPESPQPLELEPVRQRRTRIPDKPNYYLNLWSIMKNCIGKELSKIPMPVNFNEPLSMLQRLSEDLEYYELLDKAAKCQSSLEQMCYVAAFTVSSYSTTVHRTGKPFNPLLGETFELDRLSECGYRSLCEQVSHHPPAAAHHAISEKGWTLRQEITLASKFRGKYLSIMPLGAIQCLFDKSNNHYSWKKVTTTVHNIIVGKLWIDQSGEIDVVNHKTGDRCHLKFAPYSYFSRDVPRKVTGVVTDKDGKAHYVLSGTWDEKMEFSRIMQSSKGENGTEGKQRTVYQTLKAKEIWTKNPLPEGAENMYFFSSLALTLNEPEEGVAPTDSRKRPDQRLMEDGRWDEANAEKQRLEEKQRITRREREREAVKAASSPEEGAHQDNYQAMWFEKLDDPVSGETLHVYKGGYWEAKEQGSWDLCPDIF, translated from the exons ATGTCGGAGCCTAAATCCCCCACTCCAACCCCTGGAGACACCTACAAGGGTTGGCTCTTCAAATGGACTAACTACATTAAAGGTTACCAGAGACGCTGGTTTGTTCTGAGCAATGGACTGCTGTCTTACTATAG GACCCAGGCAGAGATGGGTCACACATGCCGAGGCACCATCAACCTGGCCACAGCCAATATTACTGTGGAGGACTCGTGCAATTTTGTAATTTCCAATGGAGGGGCGCAGACCTACCACTTGAAGGCCAACTCAGAAGTAGAGCGCCAGCGATGGATCACAGCTCTGGAGCTCGCCAAGGCAAAGGCAGTCCGCATGCAGGCTGAATCTG aTGACTCGGGTGATGATTGTCCTGCAGTTCCCCCCACCTCAGGACAGGGTGGAGGCTGCCGTAACTCAGAAGTCCAGTCCACACTGCGAACACTCAACAGCAAGGTGGAGGACCTCACCACCTGCAACGATCTCATTGTCAAGCATGGGTCTGCCCTCCAAAG GTCTTTGTCAGAACTGGAGGGGATTCGTGTCGGAGGGGACATGGGGGACAAGATCAGACAAGTCACAGAGAGGGCCACACTGTTCAGAATCACCTCGAATGCCATGATCAAT GCATGTAGAGACTTCCTCTCCCTGGCCCAGAACCATAGTAAGCGCTGGCAGAAGGCCTTACAGGGAGAAAGAGACCAGAGGATACGACTGGAAGAGACTCTGGAGCAGCTGGCCAAACAGCACAACCACTTGGAAAGAGCTTTCAGAGGAGCCACAGTCCTCCCCTCTTCATTCAGCAATCCAGCCTTAGGTAACAAAG GCGGTGTGTCGGGGAAAGGTGATGCcagtgatgaggatgatgacaATGAGTTCTTTGATGCTATGGAAGACCCAGCAGAGTTTATTACAGTCCCTGCTGACCCCAAGTATCACAG GAGATCTGGGAGCAACGTCAGCGGGTTCAGCAGTGAGACTGGAATGGATGATCAGTCGGTAAAT tTTGATGAACTGTCGTTGGCATCCAATCCAGAGTCTCCTCAGCCCCTTGAGCTAGAGCCAGTTAGACAAAGACGGACTCGTATTCCCGACAAGCCTAACTATTACCTCAATCTGTGGAGCATCATGAAGAACTGTATTGGAAAGGAGCTCTCAAAGATACCAATGCCT GTGAATTTCAACGAGCCCCTCTCAATGCTGCAGCGTCTTTCTGAAGACCTGGAGTACTACGAGCTTCTGGATAAGGCTGCCAAATGTCAGAGCTCTCTGGAGCAGATGTGTTATGTGGCTGCGTTCACAGTGTCTTCGTACTCCACCACTGTCCACCGCACAGGAAAACCCTTCAATCCTCTGCTGGGAGAAACCTTTGAGCTTGATCGGCTAAGCGAGTGTGGCTACCGCTCCCTCTGTGAACAG GTGAGCCACCATCCACCTGCTGCAGCCCACCATGCCATCTCTGAAAAGGGCTGGACTCTCAGACAAGAAATCACCCTGGCCAGCaagttcagaggaaaatatctCTCTATTATGCCTTTGG GTGCTATCCAGTGTTTATTTGACAAAAGCAACAATCACTACTCTTGGAAGAAAGTGACTACCACAGTACACAACATAATTGTTGGAAAACTATGGATTGACCAG TCAGGAGAGATAGATGTGGTAAACCACAAGACAGGAGATCGCTGCCACCTCAAGTTTGCTCCCTACAGTTACTTTTCCAGAGATGTACCAAGAAAG GTAACAGGAGTAGTTACAGATAAGGATGGGAAGGCTCATTACGTGCTATCAGGAACCTGGGATGAGAAGATGGAGTTCTCCAGGATCATGCAGAGCAGTAAAGGCGAGAACGGCACAGAAGGCAAACAGAGGACTGTCTATCAAACCCTCAAAGCCAAAGAAATCTGGACAAAGAACCCTCTACC agagggagcagagaaCATGTACTTCTTCTCCTCACTGGCCTTGACGCTCAATGAACCTGAAGAGGGAGTGGCGCCAACTGACAGTCGGAAGCGCCCTGATCAGCGGCTAATGGAGGACGGCCGCTGGGATGAGGCGAACGCAGAGAAACAGAGGCTAGAAGAGAAACAGCGCATCACCCgtcgagagagggagagggaggctgTTAAAGCAGCCAGCTCACCTGAGGAAG gCGCCCATCAAGACAACTACCAGGCGATGTGGTTCGAGAAGTTAGACGACCCCGTTTCTGGAGAGACCTTGCACGTCTACAAAGGCGGGTACTGGGAGGCGAAGGAGCAAGGCAGCTGGGACCTGTGCCCCGACATCTTCTGA
- the LOC140994781 gene encoding oxysterol-binding protein 1-like isoform X6 yields MSEPKSPTPTPGDTYKGWLFKWTNYIKGYQRRWFVLSNGLLSYYRTQAEMGHTCRGTINLATANITVEDSCNFVISNGGAQTYHLKANSEVERQRWITALELAKAKAVRMQAESDDSGDDCPAVPPTSGQGGGCRNSEVQSTLRTLNSKVEDLTTCNDLIVKHGSALQRSLSELEGIRVGGDMGDKIRQVTERATLFRITSNAMINACRDFLSLAQNHSKRWQKALQGERDQRIRLEETLEQLAKQHNHLERAFRGATVLPSSFSNPALGNKGGVSGKGDASDEDDDNEFFDAMEDPAEFITVPADPKYHRRSGSNVSGFSSETGMDDQSFDELSLASNPESPQPLELEPVRQRRTRIPDKPNYYLNLWSIMKNCIGKELSKIPMPVNFNEPLSMLQRLSEDLEYYELLDKAAKCQSSLEQMCYVAAFTVSSYSTTVHRTGKPFNPLLGETFELDRLSECGYRSLCEQVSHHPPAAAHHAISEKGWTLRQEITLASKFRGKYLSIMPLGAIQCLFDKSNNHYSWKKVTTTVHNIIVGKLWIDQSGEIDVVNHKTGDRCHLKFAPYSYFSRDVPRKVTGVVTDKDGKAHYVLSGTWDEKMEFSRIMQSSKGENGTEGKQRTVYQTLKAKEIWTKNPLPEGAENMYFFSSLALTLNEPEEGVAPTDSRKRPDQRLMEDGRWDEANAEKQRLEEKQRITRREREREAVKAASSPEEGAHQDNYQAMWFEKLDDPVSGETLHVYKGGYWEAKEQGSWDLCPDIF; encoded by the exons ATGTCGGAGCCTAAATCCCCCACTCCAACCCCTGGAGACACCTACAAGGGTTGGCTCTTCAAATGGACTAACTACATTAAAGGTTACCAGAGACGCTGGTTTGTTCTGAGCAATGGACTGCTGTCTTACTATAG GACCCAGGCAGAGATGGGTCACACATGCCGAGGCACCATCAACCTGGCCACAGCCAATATTACTGTGGAGGACTCGTGCAATTTTGTAATTTCCAATGGAGGGGCGCAGACCTACCACTTGAAGGCCAACTCAGAAGTAGAGCGCCAGCGATGGATCACAGCTCTGGAGCTCGCCAAGGCAAAGGCAGTCCGCATGCAGGCTGAATCTG aTGACTCGGGTGATGATTGTCCTGCAGTTCCCCCCACCTCAGGACAGGGTGGAGGCTGCCGTAACTCAGAAGTCCAGTCCACACTGCGAACACTCAACAGCAAGGTGGAGGACCTCACCACCTGCAACGATCTCATTGTCAAGCATGGGTCTGCCCTCCAAAG GTCTTTGTCAGAACTGGAGGGGATTCGTGTCGGAGGGGACATGGGGGACAAGATCAGACAAGTCACAGAGAGGGCCACACTGTTCAGAATCACCTCGAATGCCATGATCAAT GCATGTAGAGACTTCCTCTCCCTGGCCCAGAACCATAGTAAGCGCTGGCAGAAGGCCTTACAGGGAGAAAGAGACCAGAGGATACGACTGGAAGAGACTCTGGAGCAGCTGGCCAAACAGCACAACCACTTGGAAAGAGCTTTCAGAGGAGCCACAGTCCTCCCCTCTTCATTCAGCAATCCAGCCTTAGGTAACAAAG GCGGTGTGTCGGGGAAAGGTGATGCcagtgatgaggatgatgacaATGAGTTCTTTGATGCTATGGAAGACCCAGCAGAGTTTATTACAGTCCCTGCTGACCCCAAGTATCACAG GAGATCTGGGAGCAACGTCAGCGGGTTCAGCAGTGAGACTGGAATGGATGATCAGTCG tTTGATGAACTGTCGTTGGCATCCAATCCAGAGTCTCCTCAGCCCCTTGAGCTAGAGCCAGTTAGACAAAGACGGACTCGTATTCCCGACAAGCCTAACTATTACCTCAATCTGTGGAGCATCATGAAGAACTGTATTGGAAAGGAGCTCTCAAAGATACCAATGCCT GTGAATTTCAACGAGCCCCTCTCAATGCTGCAGCGTCTTTCTGAAGACCTGGAGTACTACGAGCTTCTGGATAAGGCTGCCAAATGTCAGAGCTCTCTGGAGCAGATGTGTTATGTGGCTGCGTTCACAGTGTCTTCGTACTCCACCACTGTCCACCGCACAGGAAAACCCTTCAATCCTCTGCTGGGAGAAACCTTTGAGCTTGATCGGCTAAGCGAGTGTGGCTACCGCTCCCTCTGTGAACAG GTGAGCCACCATCCACCTGCTGCAGCCCACCATGCCATCTCTGAAAAGGGCTGGACTCTCAGACAAGAAATCACCCTGGCCAGCaagttcagaggaaaatatctCTCTATTATGCCTTTGG GTGCTATCCAGTGTTTATTTGACAAAAGCAACAATCACTACTCTTGGAAGAAAGTGACTACCACAGTACACAACATAATTGTTGGAAAACTATGGATTGACCAG TCAGGAGAGATAGATGTGGTAAACCACAAGACAGGAGATCGCTGCCACCTCAAGTTTGCTCCCTACAGTTACTTTTCCAGAGATGTACCAAGAAAG GTAACAGGAGTAGTTACAGATAAGGATGGGAAGGCTCATTACGTGCTATCAGGAACCTGGGATGAGAAGATGGAGTTCTCCAGGATCATGCAGAGCAGTAAAGGCGAGAACGGCACAGAAGGCAAACAGAGGACTGTCTATCAAACCCTCAAAGCCAAAGAAATCTGGACAAAGAACCCTCTACC agagggagcagagaaCATGTACTTCTTCTCCTCACTGGCCTTGACGCTCAATGAACCTGAAGAGGGAGTGGCGCCAACTGACAGTCGGAAGCGCCCTGATCAGCGGCTAATGGAGGACGGCCGCTGGGATGAGGCGAACGCAGAGAAACAGAGGCTAGAAGAGAAACAGCGCATCACCCgtcgagagagggagagggaggctgTTAAAGCAGCCAGCTCACCTGAGGAAG gCGCCCATCAAGACAACTACCAGGCGATGTGGTTCGAGAAGTTAGACGACCCCGTTTCTGGAGAGACCTTGCACGTCTACAAAGGCGGGTACTGGGAGGCGAAGGAGCAAGGCAGCTGGGACCTGTGCCCCGACATCTTCTGA
- the LOC140994781 gene encoding oxysterol-binding protein 1-like isoform X2 — MSEPKSPTPTPGDTYKGWLFKWTNYIKGYQRRWFVLSNGLLSYYRTQAEMGHTCRGTINLATANITVEDSCNFVISNGGAQTYHLKANSEVERQRWITALELAKAKAVRMQAESGEREHRYVKECRRQNGLNGNTKLCFWSYCLSCSHSLSDDSGDDCPAVPPTSGQGGGCRNSEVQSTLRTLNSKVEDLTTCNDLIVKHGSALQRSLSELEGIRVGGDMGDKIRQVTERATLFRITSNAMINACRDFLSLAQNHSKRWQKALQGERDQRIRLEETLEQLAKQHNHLERAFRGATVLPSSFSNPALGNKGGVSGKGDASDEDDDNEFFDAMEDPAEFITVPADPKYHRRSGSNVSGFSSETGMDDQSFDELSLASNPESPQPLELEPVRQRRTRIPDKPNYYLNLWSIMKNCIGKELSKIPMPVNFNEPLSMLQRLSEDLEYYELLDKAAKCQSSLEQMCYVAAFTVSSYSTTVHRTGKPFNPLLGETFELDRLSECGYRSLCEQVSHHPPAAAHHAISEKGWTLRQEITLASKFRGKYLSIMPLGAIQCLFDKSNNHYSWKKVTTTVHNIIVGKLWIDQSGEIDVVNHKTGDRCHLKFAPYSYFSRDVPRKVTGVVTDKDGKAHYVLSGTWDEKMEFSRIMQSSKGENGTEGKQRTVYQTLKAKEIWTKNPLPEGAENMYFFSSLALTLNEPEEGVAPTDSRKRPDQRLMEDGRWDEANAEKQRLEEKQRITRREREREAVKAASSPEEGAHQDNYQAMWFEKLDDPVSGETLHVYKGGYWEAKEQGSWDLCPDIF, encoded by the exons ATGTCGGAGCCTAAATCCCCCACTCCAACCCCTGGAGACACCTACAAGGGTTGGCTCTTCAAATGGACTAACTACATTAAAGGTTACCAGAGACGCTGGTTTGTTCTGAGCAATGGACTGCTGTCTTACTATAG GACCCAGGCAGAGATGGGTCACACATGCCGAGGCACCATCAACCTGGCCACAGCCAATATTACTGTGGAGGACTCGTGCAATTTTGTAATTTCCAATGGAGGGGCGCAGACCTACCACTTGAAGGCCAACTCAGAAGTAGAGCGCCAGCGATGGATCACAGCTCTGGAGCTCGCCAAGGCAAAGGCAGTCCGCATGCAGGCTGAATCTGGTGAGAGGGAACACAGATATGTTAAAGAATGCAGGAGACAAAATGGCTTAAACGGCAacacaaaactttgtttttggtcttaCTGTCTTTCctgctctcactctctctcagaTGACTCGGGTGATGATTGTCCTGCAGTTCCCCCCACCTCAGGACAGGGTGGAGGCTGCCGTAACTCAGAAGTCCAGTCCACACTGCGAACACTCAACAGCAAGGTGGAGGACCTCACCACCTGCAACGATCTCATTGTCAAGCATGGGTCTGCCCTCCAAAG GTCTTTGTCAGAACTGGAGGGGATTCGTGTCGGAGGGGACATGGGGGACAAGATCAGACAAGTCACAGAGAGGGCCACACTGTTCAGAATCACCTCGAATGCCATGATCAAT GCATGTAGAGACTTCCTCTCCCTGGCCCAGAACCATAGTAAGCGCTGGCAGAAGGCCTTACAGGGAGAAAGAGACCAGAGGATACGACTGGAAGAGACTCTGGAGCAGCTGGCCAAACAGCACAACCACTTGGAAAGAGCTTTCAGAGGAGCCACAGTCCTCCCCTCTTCATTCAGCAATCCAGCCTTAGGTAACAAAG GCGGTGTGTCGGGGAAAGGTGATGCcagtgatgaggatgatgacaATGAGTTCTTTGATGCTATGGAAGACCCAGCAGAGTTTATTACAGTCCCTGCTGACCCCAAGTATCACAG GAGATCTGGGAGCAACGTCAGCGGGTTCAGCAGTGAGACTGGAATGGATGATCAGTCG tTTGATGAACTGTCGTTGGCATCCAATCCAGAGTCTCCTCAGCCCCTTGAGCTAGAGCCAGTTAGACAAAGACGGACTCGTATTCCCGACAAGCCTAACTATTACCTCAATCTGTGGAGCATCATGAAGAACTGTATTGGAAAGGAGCTCTCAAAGATACCAATGCCT GTGAATTTCAACGAGCCCCTCTCAATGCTGCAGCGTCTTTCTGAAGACCTGGAGTACTACGAGCTTCTGGATAAGGCTGCCAAATGTCAGAGCTCTCTGGAGCAGATGTGTTATGTGGCTGCGTTCACAGTGTCTTCGTACTCCACCACTGTCCACCGCACAGGAAAACCCTTCAATCCTCTGCTGGGAGAAACCTTTGAGCTTGATCGGCTAAGCGAGTGTGGCTACCGCTCCCTCTGTGAACAG GTGAGCCACCATCCACCTGCTGCAGCCCACCATGCCATCTCTGAAAAGGGCTGGACTCTCAGACAAGAAATCACCCTGGCCAGCaagttcagaggaaaatatctCTCTATTATGCCTTTGG GTGCTATCCAGTGTTTATTTGACAAAAGCAACAATCACTACTCTTGGAAGAAAGTGACTACCACAGTACACAACATAATTGTTGGAAAACTATGGATTGACCAG TCAGGAGAGATAGATGTGGTAAACCACAAGACAGGAGATCGCTGCCACCTCAAGTTTGCTCCCTACAGTTACTTTTCCAGAGATGTACCAAGAAAG GTAACAGGAGTAGTTACAGATAAGGATGGGAAGGCTCATTACGTGCTATCAGGAACCTGGGATGAGAAGATGGAGTTCTCCAGGATCATGCAGAGCAGTAAAGGCGAGAACGGCACAGAAGGCAAACAGAGGACTGTCTATCAAACCCTCAAAGCCAAAGAAATCTGGACAAAGAACCCTCTACC agagggagcagagaaCATGTACTTCTTCTCCTCACTGGCCTTGACGCTCAATGAACCTGAAGAGGGAGTGGCGCCAACTGACAGTCGGAAGCGCCCTGATCAGCGGCTAATGGAGGACGGCCGCTGGGATGAGGCGAACGCAGAGAAACAGAGGCTAGAAGAGAAACAGCGCATCACCCgtcgagagagggagagggaggctgTTAAAGCAGCCAGCTCACCTGAGGAAG gCGCCCATCAAGACAACTACCAGGCGATGTGGTTCGAGAAGTTAGACGACCCCGTTTCTGGAGAGACCTTGCACGTCTACAAAGGCGGGTACTGGGAGGCGAAGGAGCAAGGCAGCTGGGACCTGTGCCCCGACATCTTCTGA